The Fibrobacter sp. UWH6 genomic interval CTACCCCTACCAGTTGGCCTTTATGCCCGCCGACGAAAGCTGGGGTAAGGTGTACTACTATTGGGAAGACCAGACCACCGGTGCTGACGCCGCCCATACTTGTTCCGGTTCCGCAACCGGTTCCAAGAGCGACATCGAAAAGACCTTCTCCAAGATGCAGAAGCTGTTCTCTGACAAGGGCATCCCTGTGGTGATCGGTGAAATGGGTATTGCAGGCCACTACACCCTTAGCGGTTCCGACCTGGAAATGCACCAGAAGGCTCGCGCCGCCTGGTACGGCTACACCGTGGCAACCGCCAAGAAGCACGGCCTCGTTCCCGTTGTGTGGGATACCGGCTTTGAAGGCACCTCCGCCAAGATCGAAGACGGCTCCATCAACGTGAACAACTTTACCATTATCCGCCGTCAAGCAGCTTACGGTTCCGATCTGGGTTCCGTTGTTGACAAGCAGGTCATGAACGCCATGGTCACTCAGTTCGCCGCTGCAGAAGAATACACCCCCGCACAAAAGATTGAAGTCAAGGAAGGCGACAAGGCACTTTGGGTTACCTACAACACCAAGATCAGCACCGCAAGCGAAACTGGTACCGTCCGCCTCAACTTCAACGGTGGCGTAGACTGGTCCCAGTACACAGCAATTTCCTTCCAGCTCCGCACCGAACCTGTTTCCGTCATTGGTTGCGTCGGTGATTCGACCAAGGGTTGCAATGGCTACGCCTGGACAAGTGTCGACGCCTTTGGCATGAGCACGGCAGCAAGCAGCTGGTCCGACTTCCATCTGGGAGCCATGGAAGACTTCAAGAGCGTACTGAACACTGTTACCATCAAGCTGGTTGACGCCGATGGCGACAAGGCAGACGGTCTCAAGTTCAAGGACAAGTCCAAGGTGACCGCATTCGGAATCAACATTTACGCCACCCAGCTCCAGGGCACCATGTACCTGAACAACATCGTCTTGATCAAGGCTGACGGCACTTGCGATACCCTCCAGAGCTTCGACGCTGATTTGCCGGATACCGATGGCATTGCCAAGGCTCAGCTCATTGTCGCCAACGCAGACGGCACCGGTCCCGAATTTGTTGCAGGCATCAAGGCCGTGGCCGCTGTCAATAGCAAGATGTTCGTGAACGTGCAGCAGGGTTATGTGAACGCCACCTTTACCGCAGCCAAGGCAGGTGAAGCTTCCGCCAAGTTGATCAACGGTCTGGGTCAAGTTATCGCCTCCCAGAACTTCACCGCCCATGCAGGGGCCAACACGGTTCAGCTCACCACCGGCTACCGCGGCGCCGCCATGTTGCTGGTCAAGCAGGGCAGCCAGAAGTTCATGCAGAAGGTCATCCTGAAGTAATGAACTAGGTTCGCAAAAAAGTACTGCATACCTTTGATTACGGCCCCTCCCTGGAGGGGCCGTTTCTTTATAAAGTATGCGTTGTAAATTCCGATACCCATGTTGAGAACTCTACACCGGCTTTTTCAACAGCGGCACGAAAAAACAACTAATGCTCCAATCCGGAATATAAATTGTCCTTAAATAAAACTAAGGAGCAATTATGAACTTCAAAAATGCATTCGGTCTCGCCTGCGCCACTTCTTTGCTGGCAAGCGCTTCTGCATTCGCAGCACTTCCCAAGGCCGCCGATCTGGCAGGAAAGATGGGATTCGGTTTCAACATCGGTAACTCCCTGGAAGTCCCCAGCAACCCCACAGCTTGGGGCAACCCGTTCCCCACCCAGGAACTGCTGGATTCCATCAAGGCTGTTGGATTCTCTACCGTCCGTATCCCCTGCGCTTGGGATTCTCACGCTCCTAACGGTGTCATTACCGAAACCTGGCTGGACTCCGTAAAGACCGTCGTTGATTTCGCAATCAAGAACGACCTCTATGTGGTACTGAACATCCACCACGAAGGCGAAGAAGGCTGGTTCCAGACTCACATCGGCGAAACTGTAGAAGCCGCAGTCGACACCAAGATGAAGAACTACTGGACCCAGATTGCAAACAAGTTTAAGGATTACGACGAACACCTGCTTTTTGCTGGTGCCAACGAACCGGGCTCTAACCTGGGTGATAATGACTGGAACGCAGCCCATGCTCAGACCTTGATGCATTACTACCAGACCTTCATTGACGCTGTCCGCGCTACTGGCGGCAACAACGAAACTCGTACCCTGATTATCCAGGGTACCAACACCGACATCGACAAGTCTGTCACCCACATCAAGCCCAACATGCTCCCCACCGACAAGCAGGCAGGCTACATGATGTTCGAAGTCCATTACTATAGCCCCTACCAGTACACCATCATGCCCAGCGAACAGGACTGGGGCGCACCTGGTGGCGAAAAGATTCTGACCCAGTATTTCTACGGTGATTACCAGAGTGCCGATGCCAAGCGCAACGCAGGCTACAACGCATGGACAAATTCCGTCGACGCTACCGTCAGCACCGGCGCCTACGTCGACAATCAGTTCCAGAAGATTGCCCAGGCTTACGGCATCCCCGTCCTGATTGGTGAATTCGGCGCCAACATCCGCTACCCGGAACTCAGCGGCGAAGAACTGCAGAAGCACATCGAAGGCCGTATCCAGTGGCACCGCGACGTGGCCAAGGCCGCCAAGAAGAACGGCGTCATCCCCGTTATCTGGGACATGGGTAACGAAAGCACCGAAGCTTACGACAATATGGCTTATCTCCGTCGTCAGTCCGCTCCCATGGGCAAGCTGCTTGACGCAGGCGCCATCAACGCCATCCGCGAAGTTTATGGTCTCCCCGCCATCAGCGGCGCCTCTACTCCCAGCTCCTCCCAGGTTGTGGAAGGCGACAAGGCTGTTCACATTTCTTACAAGACCGTACAGTCTGACACCAGCGAAGCAGGTACCTTCCGTATCGACCTGAGCGGTGCAAACTGGAGCGACTATGTGGCCATTTCCTTCGACATGCGTGTCGCCGGTACTGTTGCAGGCCCCTGCCTGGATCAGACTCGCGACGGTTGCGGCGAATACGGTTGGGCAAGCGTTTCCCTGTTCAACATGTCCGGCAACTGGAAGTGGAAGGAAGTCAGCCTGGGCAACGTGGATTCCCTCGCTGCACTGGGTCTGAAGAACTACAAGGTTGAATTTGGTGAAAGCGCCAACCAGATGGCTATCGTCGACGCCAAGGGCATGAAGGCTATCGGCATCAACATTTACGGCACCCAGTTCACCGGCGACATGTACCTGGACAATATGCTCCTGTGGAAGGCCGACGGTACTGTTGACACCCTGAACAACTTCGACAAGAAATCTGGCACCTTCGATGGTATCGCAAGCGGTTCTCTCATTGCAGCAAACGCAACCGGCGACTGGGGTACATCTACTACTGCCGCCATCAAGAGCATCGCCGCTACCAACAACAAGGTGATGGTCACCGCCCAGAACGGTCTCGTTACCGCCACCTTCAACGCCCACAGAAGCAGCCAGGCTTCCGTCAAGTTGCTCAACAGCCTTGGTCAGGAAATCGCCTCCAAGAACTACACCGCCATGCAGGGCCTCAGCACCGTTCAGCTGAAGACTGATTACCGCGGCTCCGCTCTCCTGGTCATCAAGCAGGATAACGTGAAGTATGTTCAGAAGGTAACCCTGAAGTAAGCGGTAACGCTTCTAAAAAACTCAAAATCCTTGCGCGACTCAGGAGTGTGTTCCGCAAGGCGGGTCGGTAAAGTGGCGACATAGCCGACCCGGAGATTGTCGCCAAAAATTTGGTCCCTTGGTTTGGGAAGACGGTCGCAGACGTGCGGCCGTTTTTTTATCCGTCCAGTCTGAAGATTTCGTCTAGCTGTTTGTCGTCCATGTCGGCAAGCCAGGTTTCGCCGGCGTTCACCGTCATCTGGGCAATAGCCTTCTTGGATTCCAGCAGGGCGTTGATCTTTTCTTCGAAAGTACCCTTGGTAATAAAGCGGTGGACCTGCACATTGCGGGTCTGCCCGATTCTAAAGGCACGGTCCGTGGCCTGGGCTTCGATAGCCGGGTTCCACCACAAGTCATAATGGATCACCTGGGAAGCCGCCGTCAGGTTCAAGCCCGTTCCCGCCGCCTTCAGAGAAAGAATCAGCACCTTGGAATCAGGATTTTCCTGGAAGTTCTTCACCATGGCATTACGCTGGGTCTGGGAACAGCCGCCGTGATAGAAATCCACCTGCAGCCCCATTTCTCGCTGAATCACTTCCTGGAGCAGGTCGCCCATTTCGCGGAACTGGGTAAAGATTAAAGTCTTTTCGCCCTGTTCCTGGATAGAGGCCAGCAGGTCCAAAAGCATACGGAGCTTTCCGGAATCTTCCACCTTGCCCTCCCCCACCTTCAGGAATGTTCTGGGATGGTTGCAAATCTGCTTTAAGGCCATAATCATCTGAAGAATCAGACCCTTGCGCTTGAACAGGCTGCCACCCGCCGGCACTTCGGCCATTTCCAGGACATCCGCCGTGGAATCGTCCATAGAAATGACGGATTCCCCATTCATAGCCGCCAACTGGGCCATAAAATCGTCCAGGGTATGCTTGTAGAGAGCCGCCTGGCTCTTGGTCAGTTCGGCGTATTCGTCCTGCTGGATCTTATCGGGCAGGTCGCTAATGATGGTCTTGTCAGTCTTCATGCGGCGAAGCATAAAGGGGGCGGTAATATTCTTGAACCGTTCGGCCACCGCCTGGTTATTGAACTTCTGAATAGGAGTCTCGTACTTGTCGCGGAACTCGGCCTGACCCGGCAAAAAGCCGCGGTTACAGAAGTCCATGATGGTCCAGAATTCCAGCAGACGGTTCTCCACAGGCGTACCGCTCATGGCAATTTTCATGGGAGCCTGCTGGGCTCGCAACAGACGGCTCTGTTCACTGTCGGCATTCTTGATATTCTGGGCTTCGTCAATAATCACCACCTGCCAGCGCATGTCACGCAACTTCTTGTGATCCAGGCGGTAAGTGGAATAAGTGGTCAGCAAAATATGGTGCTGGAACTTGTCCAGTTTGCGTCCCGGGCCGTGATAAGTATAAACGGAAAGCTCCGGCGCAAAGCGGGCCACTTCCATTTTCCAGTTGCACAAAAGGCCTGCAGGCACAACCACCAGCACGGAGCCGGGGCCAGGGATACCCTGTTCATCAAACCACCCCCGGGGTGTAATCTTGCCTTCCTGCTTGATCTTCAGCAAGAAGGTAATCACCTGGAGGGTCTTACCAAGACCCATGTCGTCGGCCAGGATACAGCCAAAGCCCATTTCAAGATTCTTATGCATCCAGGCATAGCCTCTTTCCTGGTAGGGTCGCAATGTGGCATTCAGACCTTCGGGTAACGTAAGGGAAGTATCCGCACGCCATTCATCCAGCTGGGCCTTCAACCCGTCGGTCATGGTAATGGGAACTTCGTCGCAGCGGCCCGTCAAGGCAGCCTGCAGCAGACGTGCCGTAGAGAATATGGTCTGTGAAGATTCTTCTTCCGAATCCTCAGACGAGCCGTTTTCCGAGCCTTCTGCTGTGCCCTCACCCGACGTATCCACCCCAGCGGCACCAGCCTTTCCAGAAGCCTTCTTGTCTTGCAGTCGCTGTTCCAGTAGCTTCAAGTCGTCTTCGCTGTATTCCACATACTGGGACTTCATCTTCAGAAGACCGCCGGCGTTCTTCGCCAGCTTCAAAAATTCCTGGGCAGAAACAGTCTCGTCGCCAAGGGCCACTTCCCAGTCAAAGTCCAACAGGTCGCTGGCCTTAAAGGCGCCAATGCCAAGGCTACCCTTAAGCCTCATCTGGGCCTTGGGCTTGGCAATATTCAACAGCGACTTGGGCAGTTCTGTCTTGATGCCGAATACTTCAAACTTCTTGATTCCATAGGTAACGAATTCCTTTAATTCGGCACCTTCCAAAATCAGCGTTTCCGACCCGCGATTTTCCAAATAAACCTTCATAGGCTTAAAGGTTTCGGCCACGCAGTTCAGCACATTCATCAACGCCAGAAGCCTCGGGTCGTTAGCGGCAAAAAGGTTTGCCAGGGGCGAGCGCACCTTGGTCTCGCCATCCTCTTCCACAAACACTTCCAGGCCAACAGCCTTGCCCACTTCACCGCAGACAAACACAATCTGATTGTTGAAATCCAGGGAGTTGTAAACCGAGAACCACTTCTGGATTTTTGAGGGGATCTTCAGGCCGCCGGCAGCCAGGCGCCCGGATTTGCAGTCGAAGAAAAATCCCAGCAAGTTGTCGTGAACGCTTTTCTTGCTGCTCTGGGCCGTGCGGGAAAACCGCAAAAGTCGACCGATAAAAATGGAAAGGATATGTTCGGCAGCCTGGGCCAACTCCTTGCGCACCGGCACCTTTTCAGGCGGGTTCCCGGAATCGTCTTCAGCCCCTTCCTTGGCCACCATCTTCTCGTCAAAGGCGAAATCGTCGGGCACGAACTTTTCCAGTTCCATGACCACATTCAAGACGTCGGGGAGCATTTCGGCAGGGAGCCAGCGGACTTGTGCCGTAAAGCTGTTGACCCAGAACACCTGGGGGTAAATGGCACCGCAACGGACAAGGTAATAGGCCACCGTCAAAAGCTGGTGCAGGTAGCGCACCGTCACATGGTTATGCCACACGCAACTCTGGTTCAGGCGGCACAGAGCCCCCATGATGTTCTCTACCGCAAGGCCAGAGGCCACCACGCGGTCTTCTACCAGCTGGTCAAAAGTCCAGGACCAACCCTTGGCATGGATAACCTGCAGCCGTTCCTTTTCCATAAGGAAGGTGCGGGCGTGATAAATGCCGAAGTCCTGGGCGAACTGTTCGAAGGTTTCGAAATGATTGTAAAAGCTGCGGCACCGTTCCAGTTCGTCGACAAAGCTCTTCTTGAAGTTTCCGCCGGGGCAGAAATCCGGGAAGTTGGTGAGCATGGCCGGCAGCACATGGGAATAGTCCCGCCAGTCCTCAAAACGGAACATGGGAACGCGGGGCGTCTCTTCGCGGAATCCGGGAAACACATGGACCAGCGCCCGCTCCATGGGCACATCCGTTTCCACATTCTCGGGCTTGTAATCCTTCAGGAACGTCAGGTCCAGACCGTGAATCTTGAACAGCACCAGCGGGTCGGCGGCAATCTTTTCTGCCATTTTCAGAAAGGTGGAAATCACGTACTTGCAGGGCAGAGCATCCCTGCAATCGCAGTTCATGTTCACCCGGCTGGCCGCGTCAAAAAGAGTGAGTCCACTTTTTTCAAGCAGGATCTCGATGGAAGGGTTGATGGAATCGTGGGATATGGCCACCAGGTCTGCAGGCTGCTGCTTCAAGAGCCCTACGAAAATATCGGCCTGTTCCTTGGGGAACTTGGGAAATACGATGTAGTTGTCGTGGGAGCCCCCATTGGGGCCCTTCACCTCGGAACGCACACGATTATCCATCACGTCTAGCGACGTGACTTGACCCCTCGCCACATATTTAAGGGCAACCTCTACATCATGGGACGATACGCCGGCAAGCAAGGTGTCGAGCCACTTCTTGCTCCACCACGTCCCTCCATAAACTCCATATTCCATAACGAGCGCAAATGTAATAAAATTACGGCACTTTTGTGCAGCTCTTCGCGCTCTACTTTCTGAATTTAGCCAAGGTCTGCTTCAGCTGTGCTACGTTAATAGGCTTTGCCAGGTGGCCGTTCATGCCCACTTCCTTGCACTTCTGGGCGTCTTCTGCAAAGGCGTTAGCAGACAGGGCAATAATGGGGATCAGGTTGCCATCCTTCTTTTCAGACAGGCGGATCCTCCTGGTGGCGTCATAGCCGTTCATCACAGGCATCATCAGGTCCATCAGAATCAAATCCAGGCTACCTTCAGGGGTACGTTCGAAAACCTTTACCGCCTCTTCGCCATTGTTAGCGCAAGTCACCACCAGGCCCATGTCTTCCAGGAAGTTCTGTGCGATTTCCATATTCAGGGCGTTGTCTTCCACCAGCAGCACACGCATGCCTTCCACCGACACATTCTCGGTAGAAACCTCTTCCCTAGCCAGGGGATTGTGGTTGATCTTGAAGGGGACCGTCACGGCAAAGCGCGTACCCATGCCCTCTTCGCTATGGACTTCGATATGGCCGTTCATCTTGTCTACCAGGCGCTTTACAATAGCCATGCCCATGCCGGATCCCTGGTAGGTGCTGCGGGCGTCGGAGTGCTCCTGGGCGAACGGTTCAAAGATATGCTGAACAAAATCGCTGCTCATGCCAATGCCCGTATCATCCACGTGGAAGCAGTACACCACCTGGTCTTCCGTTTCGCTAATCATCTCGGAATGGCAGAACACGGAGCCGCCGTGCCTGTTGTACTTGATGGCATTGGTCAGCAAGTTCAGAAAAATCTGACGGACATACAGCGGGCTTCCAATAAGATCCCTATGCTTCAGGCTTACGCCGCAGTCATGATCCAGGGTCACGTTATTTTCGACAGCACGCAAACCGGCAATGGTGTAGACATCCGACAGCAAGTCATAAAGGTGGAAGGGTTCCTCGGCCAGAACCGTGTCTGCATCTTCCAGCTTGCTCATTTCCAGAACGTCGTTCAGCAAGGAGAGCAAGTGGTTGGCCGCCGTGCGGGATTTCTTGCGGAACTCGTCGCGGGCCTCGCCCTCGATTTTCTTCATCTCGTCCAGTTCCAGCAAACCAAGGATTCCGTTCAGGGGAGTGCGGATATCATGGGACATGCGGGTCAAGAAGCTGGACTTGGCGGCGCTGGCACGTTCCGCCTTCTGGGCTGCGGCCTTCAGCTGAGCCTTGTAAACTTCTTCACGGGCCACCTCGTCGCTTACAGAGCGGATCACCCACAGCACACTGATACAGCGGCCATTGTCATCACGTTCCATGGCAATGAACTGACCTTCACCCCAGCCAATGTATGTACCCTTGAAGCGGACACTAATGGACTCGCGGCCACCCATGCGCAAAGGCAAGGTATCCAGGTTGGTAAAGTCGGTAATAACCTGTTCGTAGCCGGGCTCCACCATCTGTTCGCTCATGACCTTGAACTTTTCACGGGCATCCCCTTCCTGACCGATGAAGCTCTTGATGGCATCCACATCGGTGTGTCCCAGTTCGCGGAACTTGCCCGACGTTAAATCCACATAGTAAACACAGAAGTAAGCCCGTTCCAGGGCGGCAAAAACCTTCTTGCGGAATTTATCTTCATCCAGCAACATGGTCATGCGTTCCTTTTCCTTCTTTTCCTGGGTAATATCCAGGCCATACAGGATGCATTCCAGGTGTGAATTTCTGGGATTCATCAGCAAACGGACATGAATACGGCAAGGCGACAAGACCTCGTCCACAATAATGTTGTATTCCTGGTCAAAGGAAATATTACCGTCTACAAAGAACTTCTGCAGTTTTTCGCAAGAATAGTTCTGCACAAAGCGGATCTGTGACGCCTCATCGGGAATAAAACGTCCCATGTAAGCAATCAACTGGTCTACGGAACGGCAGTTCCTAAAGCTTTCTACAGAGCGGGACTTCCCGTTCAGGCCAAGCACCACGTTATCGGTTACATCCAGGTGGAAAATTCCAAACGCATCGGGAATGGAAGCGAACAGCAGGCTCACCTGGCTTTCATAAAGCTTCTCGGTACGGCGGATGTTGGTAATGTCCCAGGCGTACTCGATAAAGACCTTGCGTCCCTTCCATTCCGAAACCACGAACTTCTGCGACAGCACGCGCTTGCCCACTTCAAGTTCGTCTTCCTTGATCTTTTCGCCATCCATCTTTTCCAGCAGACAGAACGGGCAGGGGTTATCCAGACCCACCAGATACTTATGGCAGACCGCCCCCGACACAGAGGCTCCGGGAATAAAGGCCAGGCTTCGTGCAACAGGGTTCGCATACAGAATCTCGTGAGTCACATAATCGCACACGATAATAATCTGGTTCGAATGCTCAAAAACCTGCTCAAGAATCTCGGAACTGTCAGCCATTTCTCACCTCTATAAAAATGCGGCAAATTACAAAAATCTTACATCACGAAATATAAACAAAAAAAAAGTCCCCCGGAGGGGACTCTCCAATCTAGACCGCAAACAGGGCCTATTTTCGTCTAGAAGATTGAATTAGGAAGTCTGCTTCTTGTTCACGTGGGCTTCTACCACGTTGATCACGTAGTCGCCCAGGTGTTCACAGGCATTCACCACATCCATGTAGTGCACCGACATCTGGTAATCATACTTCTTGTCGTTGATGTCCACTACGTTGCGTTCCTTCAGGCTCTTGCGGTAATTGTTGATTTCATTTTCCACATTGCGGGAACGGTTATAGTCGGCACCGGGCTTGCCCTCTTCCACCTCGATCATATAGTCCAGAGCCACATTGCACAGTTCAATCATGTGGTTGATGTGCTTGTACTGATCTTCGGTAAAGTCGTCCTTGCTACGGAACTTGTGGTTGATGGCGCGGGCCATGTTGTAGCAGGCGTCGCCGATACTTTCCATTTCAGAAATTTCACGGAGCATGGAGCGGATGTTGCTCTTACTTTCAAGGGAGAGTCGGCCTTCGCTGACCTGGTTCAGGTACTTGGCGATTTCCACTTCCATGCTGTCACTGATGCCTTCATACTTTTCGATGCGGCTGAAGATCTTGGTAAACTCGTTTTCGTCCTTGGTAGTCAGAAGGTCGGGCACCATATTGAACATCTTCTTGCAGCGCTGGGCGAACAGCACGATTTCCTTGCGGGCTTCGAACAGAGAAAGTTCTGCGGTGCTGAGGATACCGCCGGTAATGAACTTCAGACGGAATTCGTCGTCGTCGGCCTTGTCCTTGATAATCTTGCAGATGAGCTTTTCCATGGGCTGGATGAACCAGATCAGGATCAGCACGTTGCACACGTTAAACATGGTATGGAAGCCTGCCACCGCAAAGGTAACGCCATCCTGGGCGGCCTTGACTTCTTCGGGAGTAGAAGGCTTGATAGAAGGATCGAAACCCACCAGGCTGCAAACCAAGTTGATGAAGGGATGGAACACGCAGAGCACCCACACCACACCGAACAAGTTAAACAGCATATGGGCAAGGGCCGCACGGCGAGCCTGGGTCGAAGCACTGAGGGCAACCACGTTAGAAGTGACGGTGGTACCGATGTTCTCGCCCATCACCAGAGCGATACCCTGGTAAATTTCGAGAGCGCCGCTGGAGCAGAGGATCAAGGTGATGGCCATGACTGCGGCAGAAGACTGCACACACATGGTCATAATGCTACCGATCAGCAAGAACAGCAAGGTGCTGGCAAAGCCCCACTGACCGCAGGACTGCACAAAGCTCTGCACCGCCGGGATGTCGCCCAGGTGCATAGAGGCACCCGTGGTTCGCAGGGTGGTAATGGCGAACAGCATGAAGGCCAAGCCGAACAGGAATTCACTAAAGCTCTTGGTTCCGTTCTTCTTGGAGTAGCCCAGAATGATGCCCAGTACAAAGCAAGGGTACACCAGGTAGAGCATGTCGAACTTGAACCCCAGCACCATGATCCAACCAGAGATGGTGGTACCGATGTTTGCGCCCATGATAATAGAAATGGCCTGCTTCAAAGTAAGCAGACCAGCATTAACGAAGCTCACGGTGAGCACGGTAGTAGCGGTAGAAGACTGGATGGTGGCAGTGACTGCGGTACCGGTGGCCACACCCATTACGCGGTGTTTAGTCATGGTACCCAGCATGGTACGCAGGGTGTTTCCAGTGAGTTTCTGAAGACCTTCAGACATGGTCTTCATACCGAACATCAAAAGTGCAAGACACCCAAGAAGGGTGAGCACAGCGAGTTTCATGTCCACAGCGGGCATATATTTTCCTATCTAGCCCATCCACAGGGCCGAGTTTTGCGCCGTTATCGGATCGTCATCACTGCTTTTCAGCTAGTCCGAGCTCGCGGCGTAGTTGTTCATCTATCAGTGTATGGCCAAATATAGAAAAAGGCGAGTAAAGCACAAGTGCTTGCACTTGTATTTTTGAGCCGTACTTTATGCGATTGAAATCGCCATATAGAAATTGGGAAAAATTACACAAAAAAACACCCGACATCACAAGATGCCGGGAGTTGCGGTCCATTCAAAATATTCTGCGTTAGGACTGCAGTTCCGCTTGAATCCTAAGAACATCGTCCACGGAAACGCTATTATCTTCGGCGATTTCTTCAACGGACAATTTGCCGCGGTTTTGTACGGGGG includes:
- a CDS encoding glycoside hydrolase family 5 protein, with the translated sequence MNFKNAFGLACATSLLASASAFAALPKAADLAGKMGFGFNIGNSLEVPSNPTAWGNPFPTQELLDSIKAVGFSTVRIPCAWDSHAPNGVITETWLDSVKTVVDFAIKNDLYVVLNIHHEGEEGWFQTHIGETVEAAVDTKMKNYWTQIANKFKDYDEHLLFAGANEPGSNLGDNDWNAAHAQTLMHYYQTFIDAVRATGGNNETRTLIIQGTNTDIDKSVTHIKPNMLPTDKQAGYMMFEVHYYSPYQYTIMPSEQDWGAPGGEKILTQYFYGDYQSADAKRNAGYNAWTNSVDATVSTGAYVDNQFQKIAQAYGIPVLIGEFGANIRYPELSGEELQKHIEGRIQWHRDVAKAAKKNGVIPVIWDMGNESTEAYDNMAYLRRQSAPMGKLLDAGAINAIREVYGLPAISGASTPSSSQVVEGDKAVHISYKTVQSDTSEAGTFRIDLSGANWSDYVAISFDMRVAGTVAGPCLDQTRDGCGEYGWASVSLFNMSGNWKWKEVSLGNVDSLAALGLKNYKVEFGESANQMAIVDAKGMKAIGINIYGTQFTGDMYLDNMLLWKADGTVDTLNNFDKKSGTFDGIASGSLIAANATGDWGTSTTAAIKSIAATNNKVMVTAQNGLVTATFNAHRSSQASVKLLNSLGQEIASKNYTAMQGLSTVQLKTDYRGSALLVIKQDNVKYVQKVTLK
- a CDS encoding ATP-binding protein — protein: MADSSEILEQVFEHSNQIIIVCDYVTHEILYANPVARSLAFIPGASVSGAVCHKYLVGLDNPCPFCLLEKMDGEKIKEDELEVGKRVLSQKFVVSEWKGRKVFIEYAWDITNIRRTEKLYESQVSLLFASIPDAFGIFHLDVTDNVVLGLNGKSRSVESFRNCRSVDQLIAYMGRFIPDEASQIRFVQNYSCEKLQKFFVDGNISFDQEYNIIVDEVLSPCRIHVRLLMNPRNSHLECILYGLDITQEKKEKERMTMLLDEDKFRKKVFAALERAYFCVYYVDLTSGKFRELGHTDVDAIKSFIGQEGDAREKFKVMSEQMVEPGYEQVITDFTNLDTLPLRMGGRESISVRFKGTYIGWGEGQFIAMERDDNGRCISVLWVIRSVSDEVAREEVYKAQLKAAAQKAERASAAKSSFLTRMSHDIRTPLNGILGLLELDEMKKIEGEARDEFRKKSRTAANHLLSLLNDVLEMSKLEDADTVLAEEPFHLYDLLSDVYTIAGLRAVENNVTLDHDCGVSLKHRDLIGSPLYVRQIFLNLLTNAIKYNRHGGSVFCHSEMISETEDQVVYCFHVDDTGIGMSSDFVQHIFEPFAQEHSDARSTYQGSGMGMAIVKRLVDKMNGHIEVHSEEGMGTRFAVTVPFKINHNPLAREEVSTENVSVEGMRVLLVEDNALNMEIAQNFLEDMGLVVTCANNGEEAVKVFERTPEGSLDLILMDLMMPVMNGYDATRRIRLSEKKDGNLIPIIALSANAFAEDAQKCKEVGMNGHLAKPINVAQLKQTLAKFRK
- a CDS encoding SNF2-related protein, with the translated sequence MEYGVYGGTWWSKKWLDTLLAGVSSHDVEVALKYVARGQVTSLDVMDNRVRSEVKGPNGGSHDNYIVFPKFPKEQADIFVGLLKQQPADLVAISHDSINPSIEILLEKSGLTLFDAASRVNMNCDCRDALPCKYVISTFLKMAEKIAADPLVLFKIHGLDLTFLKDYKPENVETDVPMERALVHVFPGFREETPRVPMFRFEDWRDYSHVLPAMLTNFPDFCPGGNFKKSFVDELERCRSFYNHFETFEQFAQDFGIYHARTFLMEKERLQVIHAKGWSWTFDQLVEDRVVASGLAVENIMGALCRLNQSCVWHNHVTVRYLHQLLTVAYYLVRCGAIYPQVFWVNSFTAQVRWLPAEMLPDVLNVVMELEKFVPDDFAFDEKMVAKEGAEDDSGNPPEKVPVRKELAQAAEHILSIFIGRLLRFSRTAQSSKKSVHDNLLGFFFDCKSGRLAAGGLKIPSKIQKWFSVYNSLDFNNQIVFVCGEVGKAVGLEVFVEEDGETKVRSPLANLFAANDPRLLALMNVLNCVAETFKPMKVYLENRGSETLILEGAELKEFVTYGIKKFEVFGIKTELPKSLLNIAKPKAQMRLKGSLGIGAFKASDLLDFDWEVALGDETVSAQEFLKLAKNAGGLLKMKSQYVEYSEDDLKLLEQRLQDKKASGKAGAAGVDTSGEGTAEGSENGSSEDSEEESSQTIFSTARLLQAALTGRCDEVPITMTDGLKAQLDEWRADTSLTLPEGLNATLRPYQERGYAWMHKNLEMGFGCILADDMGLGKTLQVITFLLKIKQEGKITPRGWFDEQGIPGPGSVLVVVPAGLLCNWKMEVARFAPELSVYTYHGPGRKLDKFQHHILLTTYSTYRLDHKKLRDMRWQVVIIDEAQNIKNADSEQSRLLRAQQAPMKIAMSGTPVENRLLEFWTIMDFCNRGFLPGQAEFRDKYETPIQKFNNQAVAERFKNITAPFMLRRMKTDKTIISDLPDKIQQDEYAELTKSQAALYKHTLDDFMAQLAAMNGESVISMDDSTADVLEMAEVPAGGSLFKRKGLILQMIMALKQICNHPRTFLKVGEGKVEDSGKLRMLLDLLASIQEQGEKTLIFTQFREMGDLLQEVIQREMGLQVDFYHGGCSQTQRNAMVKNFQENPDSKVLILSLKAAGTGLNLTAASQVIHYDLWWNPAIEAQATDRAFRIGQTRNVQVHRFITKGTFEEKINALLESKKAIAQMTVNAGETWLADMDDKQLDEIFRLDG
- a CDS encoding glycoside hydrolase family 5 protein; amino-acid sequence: MNVSRLLSLVAGFGLMASISAFALPKASDIYPKMGLGYNIGNTMEVPNDPTNWGNIVPNKTIIDGIKAAGFNTVRIPCAWYTHSTNGVIDENWLKTVKDVIDLAIANDMYVMLNSHWDNGWLEDNVFDGAHIDRNGQNSTTDAKAIAELQGKFWTQIANYFKSYDEHLIFASANEPGVNDHRGSGAAYTDNGQLGFGADRMNILKDYHEACLKAVRATGGNNETRTVIVQVPRTEHDKADLLSAQYPEDPAGAGYTMAEFHYYPYQLAFMPADESWGKVYYYWEDQTTGADAAHTCSGSATGSKSDIEKTFSKMQKLFSDKGIPVVIGEMGIAGHYTLSGSDLEMHQKARAAWYGYTVATAKKHGLVPVVWDTGFEGTSAKIEDGSINVNNFTIIRRQAAYGSDLGSVVDKQVMNAMVTQFAAAEEYTPAQKIEVKEGDKALWVTYNTKISTASETGTVRLNFNGGVDWSQYTAISFQLRTEPVSVIGCVGDSTKGCNGYAWTSVDAFGMSTAASSWSDFHLGAMEDFKSVLNTVTIKLVDADGDKADGLKFKDKSKVTAFGINIYATQLQGTMYLNNIVLIKADGTCDTLQSFDADLPDTDGIAKAQLIVANADGTGPEFVAGIKAVAAVNSKMFVNVQQGYVNATFTAAKAGEASAKLINGLGQVIASQNFTAHAGANTVQLTTGYRGAAMLLVKQGSQKFMQKVILK